The following is a genomic window from Algiphilus sp..
ACGACCGGGTCAACGAGGAAGAATCAAGCGCCGAGACTCCGAGGCGCGGAACCTGCGAGCACCAACGGGGCAACAAACACGCCGCAAGCACCAAGCGTACGAAGCACACCCCCCCGCTACGTCAAATACCCCATACCGACCCCCGCCCCCGCTTCCTAGTCTGAATCCCGACGGACATGCCCCGTTCCGGAGCATGTCTGGGGGGATCCGGAGGGGATGCGCTCTCCGGAGCCGGTCATCCGTCGCGTATGGCGGCTGGCCGGTTCCGGGCCATTCCGGCGCATCACCGCCGACGAACACTACGTCGCAATCAGGGAGTAACCGCATGTTTCGCAAGTCACCGCTTCGCCTGCTGAGCGCCGCCGCGCTCGGCCTGGGCCTCGTCTCCGGCAGCGCGCTGGCCGAGGACGACACCATCAAGGTCGGCGTGCTGCATTCGCTGTCCGGCACCATGGCCATCAGCGAGACCACGCTGAAGGACACCGTGCTCATGCTCATCGAGGAGCAGAACGCCAAGGGCGGGCTGCTCGGCAAGAAGCTGGAGCCGGTGGTGGTCGATCCGGCCTCGAACTGGCCGCTGTTCGCCGAGAAGGCGCGCGAGCTGATCTCCAAGGAGAAGGTCGACGTCATCTTCGGCTGCTGGACCTCGGTGTCGCGCAAGTCCGTGCTGCCGGTGGTCGAAGAGCTCAACGGGCTGCTGTTCTACCCGGTGCAGTACGAGGGGGAGGAGTCCTCGCGCAACGTCATCTACACCGGCGCGGCGCCGAACCAGCAGGCGATTCCGGCCGTGAACTACCTGATGAACGACATCGGCGTCGAGCGCTGGGTGCTGGCCGGCACCGACTATGTCTACCCACGCACCACCAACAAGATCCTCGAGCAGTACCTCAAGGATCAGGGCGTGGCCGACGCGGACATCATGATCAACTACACGCCCTTCGGCCATTCCGACTGGCAGAGCATCGTCTCGGAGATCAAGGCCTTCGGCTCGGCGGGCAAGAAGACGGCGGTGGTCTCGACCATCAACGGCGACGCCAACGTGCCGTTCTACAAGGAGCTCGCCAACCAGCAGATCTCGGCCGAGGATATCCCGGTGGTCGCGTTCTCGGTCGGCGAGGAGGAGCTCTCCGGCATCGACACCGGCCCGCTGGTCGGTCATCTGTCGGCGTGGAACTACTTCCAGAGCATCGATACCGATGCCAACGAGGCCTTCATCGACAGCTGGCACGCCTTCATCGGCAACGATGAGCGCGTCACCAACGATCCGATGGAGGCGCACTACATCGGCTTCAATCTCTGGGCCAAGGCGGTGGAGAAGGCCGGCACCACGGACATCGACACCGTCATCGACACGCTGCCGGGTCTGTCGGTCCCGAACCTGACCGGCGGCACCGCCGAGCTGCTGCCCAACCACCACATCACCAAGCCGGTCTACATCGGCGAGATCGAGGACGACGGTCAGTACGCGGTGGTCTGGGAGACCGACGAGGAAGTGCCGGGCGATGCGTGGTCCGACTTCCTGCCCGAGAGCGCCAAGATCAAGGCCGACTGGGTGGAGCTGGAATGCGGCAACTACGACACCGCGAGCGGTGAATGCTCGGGCCAGAACTACGAGTAGACGCCTGACGCGGCAGACACGGGCCGGCGCCGTCGAGCGGCGCCGGCCTCTTTACGCTCTCTCCACGGAAATCATCATGTTCCGGGTCGCATTCCCTCACATCCCGTCGCCCCGCGCACGCAGCGGCTGGCTGGTCCTGGCGGCCTGCCTGCTCGCGGTCGCGGCGACGACACCGGTGCACGGACAGGCACCGGAACCGGTACCGGAAACGCCCGCCACGGCGGTGGCTCCGGAAGACCCGGACGCGGTGTTCGCCGGACGCGTCGCGGCGCTGGCGGAGGCCAGCTTCGGCGAGAAGCGCGACATCGTCGATGCCCTCACCGCCGGGCGCCATCCGCACGCCCGCGAGCTGCTCGCGGCCTTCGGCGACAAGCGCCTGTTCGCGCGCGAATCCGACGGCAAGGTCTTCATCGCCGTCGCAGAACGCGACGACACGCTGGTGCTGAAGGATCCGCTCACCCTCGAGACGGCCGGCGAGGCCGACGAGGACGACTTCGACGACGTGCGCACCAACAACGGCCTGCGCAAGCACATCCGCGGCGCGCTGGCGCGCTTCGATCTCGACGCCGACGACGCCGCCACCCGCGCGGCGGCGGTGACCACCCTCACCGACCAACTCGACGCGCCCACCGTCGCCGCGCTGCGCGCGCGGCTCGACGACGAGCCCGACGACGGCATCCGCGATCAGATCGGGGTCGCGCTGGCGATCGCCGATCTCGACGCCGAATCGGCCGACACGCGCCTGGCCGCGGTCGAGCGGCTCAAGGGCGTGCAGACCAACCTGGTCTACAACCGCATCCGCGATCTCGCGCGCACCGACAGCGACGGCAAGCCGCTGGAACCGGATGCCCGCGTGCACGAGGCGGCGGCGCAGCATGTCGCGCGCATCGACAGCCTGCGCAAATTCTACGGCGCGCTGGAGACGCTGTTCTTCGGCCTGAGCCTGGGCTCGGTGCTGGTGCTGGCGGCGATCGGGCTGGCCATCACCTTCGGCGTCATGGGCGTCATCAACATGGCGCACGGCGAGCTCATCATGCTCGGCGCCTACACCACCTACGTCATGCAGCTGCTGCTGCCCGATCAGATCGGGCTGGCGGTGCTGCTGGCGATCCCGGCCGCCTTCGTCGTCTCCGGCCTGGTCGGCATCGCCATCGAGCGCGGGGTCTGCCGCTTCCTCTACGGGCGGCCGCTGGAGACGCTGCTGGCGACCTTCGGTCTCAGCCTGGTGCTGCAGCAGACGGTGCGCTCGATCTTCTCGCCGCTCAACCGCTCGGTGGCAACGCCGGACTGGATGAGCGGGCTGATCCGCTTCAACGACTTCTTCGCCATCACCGCCAACCGGCTCTACATCGTGGTGTTCACGCTGATCGTGTTCGCGCTGCTGATGGCGGTCATGCAGCGCACCTCGCTGGGTCTGAACGTGCGCGCGGTGTCGCAGAACCGGCAGATGGCGCGCGCCATGGGCATCCGCAGCGAGCGCGTCGACGCGCTGACCTTCGGACTGGGCTCGGGCATCGCCGGCATCGCCGGGGTGGCGCTGTCGCAGCTCACCAACGTCGGCCCCAACCTCGGCCAGAGCTACATCATCGACTCCTTCATGGTGGTGGTATTCGGCGGCGTCGGGAACCTGTGGGGGACGCTGGTCGGCGGCATGACGCTGGGCGTGCTCAACAAGCTGCTCGAGCCTTGGAGCGGCGCCGTGCTCGCCAAGATCCTGGTGCTCGTGTTCCTGATCCTGTTCATCCAGCGGCGCCCGCGGGGTCTCTTCCCGCAGAAGGGCCGCGCGGCGGAGGGCTGACCATGACGAATCGTCAAGGCCCGATCCTCGCCCGTCTGCTGGGCGACCGCGGCAGCTGGATCTTCCTGGTCGTGCTCGCGGCGCTGGTCGTGGTGGTACCGGTGTGCAACCTCGCCGTGGCGGAGAGCAGCGCGCTGCACGTGTCCGACTACATGGTGGCGCTGCTCGGCAAGTACCTGACCTACGCGCTGCTGGCGGTGGCCATCGACCTGATCTGGGGCTACTGCGGCATCCTCAGCCTCGGCCACACCGCCTTCTTCGCGCTGGGTGGCTATGCCATGGGCATGTACCTGATGCGCCAGATCGGCGACCGCGGCGTCTACGGCAATCCGCTGCTGCCGGACTTCATGGTGTTCCTCAACTGGGACGCGCTGCCCTGGTACTGGCACGGCTTCGACCAGTTCTGGTTCGCGGCGCTGATGGTGCTGGTCGCACCCGGCGCGCTGGCGCTGATCTTCGGCTGGCTGGCATTTCGTTCAAGAGTCACCGGCGTCTACTTCGCGATCATCACGCAGGCGCTGACCTATGCGCTGATGCTCGCCTTCTTCCGCAACGAGATGGGCTTCGGGGGCAACAACGGTCTGACCGACTTCAAGGACCTGCTGGGCTTCGATCTGCAGGCCGACGGCACCCGAGTCGGACTGTTCGTGGCCTCCGGCATCGCGCTGGCGCTGGGCTTCCTGATCGGGCGCTTCATCGTCACCTCGCGCGCGGGGCGCGTGCTGGAGGCGATCCGCGATGCCGAGAGCCGCACGCGCTTCACCGGCTACCGCGTCGAGCTGTACAAGGTCTGGATCTTCACGGTCTCGGCGATGCTTGCCGGCGTGGCGGGCGCGCTCTACGTACCGCAGGTGGGCATCATCAATCCCAGCGAGTTCTCGCCCATCGCCTCGATCGAGGCAGTGGTATGGGTCGCCGTCGGCGGCCGCGGCACGCTGTTCGGTGCCGCGCTCGGCGCTGGACTGGTCAACTTCGCCAAGACCTGGTTCACGGCCAGCTTCCCGGAGGTCTGGCTCTACGCGCTGGGCGCGCTCTTCGTCGTGGTCACGCTGTTCCTGCCGAGGGGTGTGGTCGGCCTGCTCGGCATGCTGAAGCGGAGGAAATCGTCATGAAGCTGCCCGCACCGCTGGAGGCCTTCGCGGACCGCTCGCGGGTCTTCGACTTCGTCAACCGCGCATCCGGCAGTTCGCGCACCGACCTGCGTCACGGCACCGTGCTCTACGTCGAGGACGTCACGGTCAGCTTCGACGGCTTCCGGGCGCTCAACGCGCTGACGCTGTACGTCAACGCCGGCGAGCTGCGCTGCATCATCGGGCCCAACGGCGCCGGCAAGACCACGATGATGGACGTCATCACCGGCAAGACGCGACCCGACACCGGCAGCGCCTGGTTCGGCCAGGACCACAACCTGCTGACCATGGACGAGCCCGGGATCGCGCAGGCGGGCATCGGGCGCAAGTTCCAGAAGCCGACCGTGTTCGAGCACCACAGCGTGCACGAGAACCTCGAGCTCGCCATGGCGGGCGACCGCGGCGTCTGGAAGGTGCTGTTCGCGAAGCTGACCGCGGACCAGGCCGCGCACATCGACGAGACCCTGGACCTGGTCGGCCTCGGCGCCGAGCGCGATGTCATCGCCGGATCGCTGTCGCACGGCCAGAAGCAGTGGCTCGAGATCGGCATGCTGCTGATGCAGGAACCCGAGCTGCTGCTGGTCGACGAGCCGGTCGCCGGCATGACGCCGCAGGAGGTCGAGCGCACCGCCGAGCTGCTGCAGCGGCTCGCCGGCAAGCGCTCGGTGGTGGTGGTCGAGCACGACATGGAGTTCGTGCGCTCCATCGCCCGCACCGTCACCGTGCTGCACGAGGGCAGCGTCCTGGCCGAGGGCTCGATGGACGAGGTGCAGAACGACCCACGCGTGATCGAGGTATATCTCGGTGAGTGAGACCAGTCTCCAGCTTCGCGGGCTGAACCAGTTCTACGGTGGCAGCCACATCCTATGGGACGTCGACATGACCGTCCCGAAGGGCGCCATCACCTGCCTGATGGGACGCAACGGCATGGGCAAGACGACGCTGCTGAAGTGCGTCATGGGCCTGCTGCCGGCCAGCGGCGCGATCCACTTCGGCGACGCCGACATCACCCGCATGGCAGCCGACCGGCGCGCCGCGATGGGCATCGGCTACGTGCCGCAGGGGCGCGAGATCTTCCCGCAGCTCACCGTTGCCGAGAACCTTCAGCTCGGCGTCAACGTGCGCAGGGACCGCTCGGCCGACGCCCTGGAGCGCATCTTCGCGCTGTTCCCGGTGCTCAAGAGCATGCTCAAGCGGCGCGGCGGCGATCTCTCGGGCGGCCAGCAGCAGCAGCTCGCCATCGGGCGCGCGCTCGTCTTCGAGCCCAGTCTGCTGATCCTCGACGAGCCCTGCGAGGGCATCCAGCCCAACATCGTGGCCGAGATCGGCGACACGCTGATCAAGCTCAACCGCGAGGAGGGCCTGAGCGTGCTGCTGGTCGAGCAGAAGCTGCCCTTCGCGCGCCGCGTCGCCGACGCCTTCCGCATCCTGGAAAAGGGGCGGCTGGTGGCCGAGGGCGGCATCGACGGACTGACCGATGACATCGTGCGGAAGCACCTGAGCGTATAGCGGCAACACCCGCGGGGCGCGGAAAGGCGGCGCGCAGCACGGCGCCGCGACCCGGCGGACCGGGGACGCAGCGCCCTACCCGTGCGTCATCAAAAGTTCACGACGCTGTCACGGTGCATCAACGGCCGGTTCATAGAGTGCGCGGATATTGCCCTTGCGGTCCCGCACCATGCCCTCAGCCCGTCTCTCCGCAGACCTCCCCGCCGCCAACCGCTTCTCGGTCGCGCTCGCCGGCAGCGCCGACGAGATCGCGGAAAGCCAGCGCCTGCGCTACCGCGTCTTCGCCGGCGAGCTCGGCGCGCAGATCGACGACGGCGGAACCGGCCTCGACCGCGACCGCTACGACGAGCACTGCCGCCACCTGCTGGTCCGCGACACCGTCAGCGGCGACGTGGTGGCGAGCACCCGGCTGCTCGACGATGTGCAGGCCGCGGCGGCGGGCGGATTCTACTCAGCCGGCGAGTTCGATCTGGAGATGATCCACGGCCTGCACGGGCGCGTGCTGGAGATCGGCCGCACCTGTGTCGATGCCGACTACCGCAACGGCGTGGTCATCGCCGCGCTATGGCAGGGCATCGCCGCCCTGATCACCGGCGAGGGCTTCGACTACCTCTTCGGCTGCGCAAGCATTCCGCTCGACGACGGCGGTGCGCGCGCGCACGCCATGCTCGAGACCATCCGCGGCCGCCACATGGCCGAGCAGCGCCATCACGTGCGCCCCTATCAGCCGCTGCCGCGCGCGGACCAGGCCGCCGTCGAGGTGGCGTCGACGCCGGTGCGCATGCCGCCGCTGCTCAAGGCCTACCTGAGCCTGGGCGCGCGCGCCTGCGGCGAGCCCTACTGGGACCGCGACTTCCAGTGCGCCGATGTATTCATGCTGCTCAACGTCAGCGAGCTCAATCCGCGCTACGCGCGCCACTTCCTGAAGCGTGCCGACAGCGCATCGGCCAGGCGCCTGGCCGCCTGATCCGGTGACAGACCGGCTGCCCTTCCATCGTGCCGCCTGGCGCGGTGGATGCGTCACGGCGCTGCTGCTGCTGGCGCTGGCGCTGGCGTTGCTGGTGGCTCTCAGTCTCGGGCGTCTGCGACCCGAGCCGCTGGCAGCCTGGTGGCTGCGCCGCCTGCTGACGGTCCTGCACATCGACGTCGTGTGGCACGGCACCCGGCAACCGGGGGCGCGCATGCTCGTGGCCAATCACGTCTCCTGGCTCGACATCGCGGTCATCGGAAGCCGCATGCCCGCGCGCTTCATCGCCAAGCGCGAGGTCCGCGACTGGCCGCTGATCGGCTGGCTGGCCCAGGCCGCGGGCACCTTCTTCATCCGGCGCGGCGCGGGCGGCGCCAAGTCGCTGGTCGAGCGCCTGCAGCCGCACATGCGCGGCGGCGGCCTGGTGGTGCTGTTTCCCGAGGGCACCACCACCGACGGACGCGATGTGGCGCGCTTCCACGCGCGTCTGTTCGATGCCGCCGTTGCCACCGAGAGCGCGGTGCAGCCACTGGCGCTGCGCTACGGCGGCGCTCACGGCGCCGGCATCGCCCCGTTCATCGGCGACGACACCTTCGTGCGCCATCTCGGTCGCGTACTGCGCTGCCCGGGCATGCGCGTCGATGCGACCCTGCCGCCGGCACTGGCTCCCGGCGCCGACCGGGCCACGTTGTGCCGCGAGGCGCACGCCCGCATCCGCGGCATCGTGCTCGGCGAGGAACGGGCCGGACATCGCACCGCGACGGCCTCCGCAAGCGTCCCGAGCACCGATGGCGGGCGAGCGCGCACCGAGACGGGTCTGCGGAGGGCCGGCGGCACGCGTTAAACTGTTCGGTCCACGCATCAACGCGAGACATCGCTTGAGCTCAGCCGTCGAAACCCCGCGCCCGCGCCGCGCACCCATGGCGCCCGGCACCAAGATGAACGCCGCCGACAAGATGGCGCGCATCCCGGTGAAGATCGAGACCACCACGCAGGCCGAACGCAAACCGGCGTGGATCCGCACCCGCATGGGCAATGCGGCCGAGGTCGCGCGCATCAAGTCGCTGCTGCGCGAGCAGAAGCTGCATTCGGTGTGCGAGGAAGCCTCCTGCCCGAATCTCGGCGAGTGCTTCTCCAAGGGCACCGCCACCTTCATGATCATGGGCGACATCTGCACGCGACGCTGCCCGTTCTGCGACGTCTCCCACGGCCGGCCGGATGCGCTCGACCCCGACGAGCCCGCCCACCTCGCCGACACCATCGCGCGACTGGGCCTGAACTACGTGGTCATCACCAGCGTCGACCGCGACGACCTGCGCGACGGCGGTGCCGGGCATTTCGCGGCCTGCATCGACGAGATCCGCGCGCGCTCGCCGGACGTGCGCGTCGAGGTGCTGGTGCCCGACTTCCGCGGCCGCATGGACCCGGCCATCGCGATCTTCAACGATCACCCGCCCGACGTCTTCAATCACAACCTCGAGACCGTGCCGCGGCTCTACCGCCAGGCGCGTCCGGGCTCGGACTACGAGTGGTCCCTGGACCTGCTCGAGCGCTTCAAGGCCACGCACGCCGAGGTGCCCACCAAGTCCGGCCTGATGCTCGGGCTCGGCGAGGAGATCGACGAAGTCGAGCAGGTCATGCGCGACCTCCGCGCGCACGACGTCGACATGCTGACCCTGGGCCAGTACCTCCAGCCCAGCAAGCACCATCACCCGGTGGCGCGCTACGTGCACCCCGAGGAGTTCGCCGAGCTCAAGCGCAAGGGCGAGGCCATGGGCTTCGCGCACGTCGCCAGCGGCCCGATGGTGCGCAGCTCCTACCACGCCGACGAGCAGGCGGAGCCGGTGCTCGCGACCCGCGCGGCAGGCTGAGCGCACCGTCTAGGAGGCGGCGGCGCCCCGCTCGAGGTAGCGCCGCCAGCCCCCGCAGGCGCTGATGTCGGTGGCACCGGTCAGCGCATGGGGCTCGCAGACGAAGCCGTTGACGCAGCGCCCGTCGGCCAGTTCGACGGTGCCGATCGCGAGCGGCGCTGGAATGCCGTCGACGAATCCGCCGAAGCCCTCGCGCGGCACCGCCCAGACCTCGACCTCGATGGCCACGCCGTCGGCGTCGCGCACCATTCCGGGTCGCGGCGGGTCGAAGCCGTCGAGGCTGTACAGGCGATAGCAGGGTGCCGTCTGCGTGCGCTGCTCCAGCACCGCCCCGATGCTCGTCAACTGATGGTTGAGCGGCAGCCCCGCCATGTGGGCGCCGCTCACGCTGAGCAGGATGGCGTCGGGCGGCGCCGGGAAGCGGGGGGTGCTCAGCCCGTCCGGCAACGGCCGCGACGATGCCCCCAGGGGGAGATCCACCGCGCGGTGGAGATCGCTGGCGATCCGGTACAGGCCCTGCTCGCTGAAGGCGGGCGCCGACAGCGTGACGCCGTAGGGCTGCCCCTCGGCGAGGAATCCGGCGGGCACCGCCATCGCGCACAGGTCGAGCAGATTGACGTTGTTGGTGTAGTAGCCGAGCCGGCTGTTGAGTTCCACGGGCGAGGCGGCGATGTCCGCGATCCGATAGGTGGTCGGCACGGTGGGCGTGACCAGGCAGTCGATCCGGTCCCACTCGCCGGCGATGCGACGGCGGATCTCCTGCAGACGGTAGTAGGCGGCAAAGGCGTCGGCGGCGGTGAGCGCCGCGCCGCGCCCGATGATCTCGCGGGTGGGCGCGATCATCGATTCCGGATGGGCACCGAGGAAGGCACGCACCGCCAGATAGCGTTCGGCGATCCACGGCCCCTCGTAGAGCAGGCAGGAGGCCTCGCGGAAGGGCCGGAAATCGACCTGCTGCGGCTGCCCGCCGATGGCGACCAGGCGACGCACCGTGTCCGCGAAGCAGCGCTCGGCATCGGCGTCACCGTAGAACTCGAGATCCTCGTCGCGCGGCACGCCGAAGCGGAAGGCGCTGCCCGGTGCGGCAATGCCGCGGCGCGGCGGGCACGCACGCGCGAAGGGATCGGCGGCGTCGTGTTCCATCGCGATCCGCAGCACCTCGTAGGCATCCTCGACGCACAGCGCGAAGACCGAGACGCAATCCAGCGAGCGGCATGCCGGAAAGACGCCCCGGTTGCTCAGCATGCCGCGCGACGGCTTGAGACCGACGATGTTGTTGAGCGCGGCGGGCACCCTGCCCGATCCGGCGGTATCGGTACCCAGCGCGAAGGGAACGGCGCCGCAGGCGACCGCGATGGCCGACCCCGAACTCGAGCCGCCGGCGATGTAGTCGGGGTTCCGTGGATTGCGGCAGGCGCCGAAGGGCGAGCGCGTGCCCACCAGCCCGGTCGCGAACTGGTCGAGATTGGTCTTGCCGATGAGGATCGCGCCCGCCGCCTGGAGCCGCGCGACCACCCGTGCGCTTTCGGCCGGCATGAAGGTGAAGTCCGGGCAGCCCGCCGAAGTGGGCATGCCCGCGACATCGATGTTGTCCTTGA
Proteins encoded in this region:
- the atzF gene encoding allophanate hydrolase, with product MAKRDAASTPPLLDELRRAYADDRTSVAEVIERCLIAADEADACNAWIHRVPADELRAIADAMDRRRRVTDAAALPPLYGIPFAVKDNIDVAGMPTSAGCPDFTFMPAESARVVARLQAAGAILIGKTNLDQFATGLVGTRSPFGACRNPRNPDYIAGGSSSGSAIAVACGAVPFALGTDTAGSGRVPAALNNIVGLKPSRGMLSNRGVFPACRSLDCVSVFALCVEDAYEVLRIAMEHDAADPFARACPPRRGIAAPGSAFRFGVPRDEDLEFYGDADAERCFADTVRRLVAIGGQPQQVDFRPFREASCLLYEGPWIAERYLAVRAFLGAHPESMIAPTREIIGRGAALTAADAFAAYYRLQEIRRRIAGEWDRIDCLVTPTVPTTYRIADIAASPVELNSRLGYYTNNVNLLDLCAMAVPAGFLAEGQPYGVTLSAPAFSEQGLYRIASDLHRAVDLPLGASSRPLPDGLSTPRFPAPPDAILLSVSGAHMAGLPLNHQLTSIGAVLEQRTQTAPCYRLYSLDGFDPPRPGMVRDADGVAIEVEVWAVPREGFGGFVDGIPAPLAIGTVELADGRCVNGFVCEPHALTGATDISACGGWRRYLERGAAAS
- a CDS encoding lysophospholipid acyltransferase family protein, with translation MTDRLPFHRAAWRGGCVTALLLLALALALLVALSLGRLRPEPLAAWWLRRLLTVLHIDVVWHGTRQPGARMLVANHVSWLDIAVIGSRMPARFIAKREVRDWPLIGWLAQAAGTFFIRRGAGGAKSLVERLQPHMRGGGLVVLFPEGTTTDGRDVARFHARLFDAAVATESAVQPLALRYGGAHGAGIAPFIGDDTFVRHLGRVLRCPGMRVDATLPPALAPGADRATLCREAHARIRGIVLGEERAGHRTATASASVPSTDGGRARTETGLRRAGGTR
- the urtC gene encoding urea ABC transporter permease subunit UrtC, which produces MTNRQGPILARLLGDRGSWIFLVVLAALVVVVPVCNLAVAESSALHVSDYMVALLGKYLTYALLAVAIDLIWGYCGILSLGHTAFFALGGYAMGMYLMRQIGDRGVYGNPLLPDFMVFLNWDALPWYWHGFDQFWFAALMVLVAPGALALIFGWLAFRSRVTGVYFAIITQALTYALMLAFFRNEMGFGGNNGLTDFKDLLGFDLQADGTRVGLFVASGIALALGFLIGRFIVTSRAGRVLEAIRDAESRTRFTGYRVELYKVWIFTVSAMLAGVAGALYVPQVGIINPSEFSPIASIEAVVWVAVGGRGTLFGAALGAGLVNFAKTWFTASFPEVWLYALGALFVVVTLFLPRGVVGLLGMLKRRKSS
- the lipA gene encoding lipoyl synthase, which encodes MAPGTKMNAADKMARIPVKIETTTQAERKPAWIRTRMGNAAEVARIKSLLREQKLHSVCEEASCPNLGECFSKGTATFMIMGDICTRRCPFCDVSHGRPDALDPDEPAHLADTIARLGLNYVVITSVDRDDLRDGGAGHFAACIDEIRARSPDVRVEVLVPDFRGRMDPAIAIFNDHPPDVFNHNLETVPRLYRQARPGSDYEWSLDLLERFKATHAEVPTKSGLMLGLGEEIDEVEQVMRDLRAHDVDMLTLGQYLQPSKHHHPVARYVHPEEFAELKRKGEAMGFAHVASGPMVRSSYHADEQAEPVLATRAAG
- the urtD gene encoding urea ABC transporter ATP-binding protein UrtD yields the protein MKLPAPLEAFADRSRVFDFVNRASGSSRTDLRHGTVLYVEDVTVSFDGFRALNALTLYVNAGELRCIIGPNGAGKTTMMDVITGKTRPDTGSAWFGQDHNLLTMDEPGIAQAGIGRKFQKPTVFEHHSVHENLELAMAGDRGVWKVLFAKLTADQAAHIDETLDLVGLGAERDVIAGSLSHGQKQWLEIGMLLMQEPELLLVDEPVAGMTPQEVERTAELLQRLAGKRSVVVVEHDMEFVRSIARTVTVLHEGSVLAEGSMDEVQNDPRVIEVYLGE
- the urtB gene encoding urea ABC transporter permease subunit UrtB, which gives rise to MFRVAFPHIPSPRARSGWLVLAACLLAVAATTPVHGQAPEPVPETPATAVAPEDPDAVFAGRVAALAEASFGEKRDIVDALTAGRHPHARELLAAFGDKRLFARESDGKVFIAVAERDDTLVLKDPLTLETAGEADEDDFDDVRTNNGLRKHIRGALARFDLDADDAATRAAAVTTLTDQLDAPTVAALRARLDDEPDDGIRDQIGVALAIADLDAESADTRLAAVERLKGVQTNLVYNRIRDLARTDSDGKPLEPDARVHEAAAQHVARIDSLRKFYGALETLFFGLSLGSVLVLAAIGLAITFGVMGVINMAHGELIMLGAYTTYVMQLLLPDQIGLAVLLAIPAAFVVSGLVGIAIERGVCRFLYGRPLETLLATFGLSLVLQQTVRSIFSPLNRSVATPDWMSGLIRFNDFFAITANRLYIVVFTLIVFALLMAVMQRTSLGLNVRAVSQNRQMARAMGIRSERVDALTFGLGSGIAGIAGVALSQLTNVGPNLGQSYIIDSFMVVVFGGVGNLWGTLVGGMTLGVLNKLLEPWSGAVLAKILVLVFLILFIQRRPRGLFPQKGRAAEG
- the urtE gene encoding urea ABC transporter ATP-binding subunit UrtE, which produces MSETSLQLRGLNQFYGGSHILWDVDMTVPKGAITCLMGRNGMGKTTLLKCVMGLLPASGAIHFGDADITRMAADRRAAMGIGYVPQGREIFPQLTVAENLQLGVNVRRDRSADALERIFALFPVLKSMLKRRGGDLSGGQQQQLAIGRALVFEPSLLILDEPCEGIQPNIVAEIGDTLIKLNREEGLSVLLVEQKLPFARRVADAFRILEKGRLVAEGGIDGLTDDIVRKHLSV
- the urtA gene encoding urea ABC transporter substrate-binding protein, producing MFRKSPLRLLSAAALGLGLVSGSALAEDDTIKVGVLHSLSGTMAISETTLKDTVLMLIEEQNAKGGLLGKKLEPVVVDPASNWPLFAEKARELISKEKVDVIFGCWTSVSRKSVLPVVEELNGLLFYPVQYEGEESSRNVIYTGAAPNQQAIPAVNYLMNDIGVERWVLAGTDYVYPRTTNKILEQYLKDQGVADADIMINYTPFGHSDWQSIVSEIKAFGSAGKKTAVVSTINGDANVPFYKELANQQISAEDIPVVAFSVGEEELSGIDTGPLVGHLSAWNYFQSIDTDANEAFIDSWHAFIGNDERVTNDPMEAHYIGFNLWAKAVEKAGTTDIDTVIDTLPGLSVPNLTGGTAELLPNHHITKPVYIGEIEDDGQYAVVWETDEEVPGDAWSDFLPESAKIKADWVELECGNYDTASGECSGQNYE
- a CDS encoding GNAT family N-acyltransferase, translating into MPSARLSADLPAANRFSVALAGSADEIAESQRLRYRVFAGELGAQIDDGGTGLDRDRYDEHCRHLLVRDTVSGDVVASTRLLDDVQAAAAGGFYSAGEFDLEMIHGLHGRVLEIGRTCVDADYRNGVVIAALWQGIAALITGEGFDYLFGCASIPLDDGGARAHAMLETIRGRHMAEQRHHVRPYQPLPRADQAAVEVASTPVRMPPLLKAYLSLGARACGEPYWDRDFQCADVFMLLNVSELNPRYARHFLKRADSASARRLAA